Within the Cinclus cinclus chromosome 12, bCinCin1.1, whole genome shotgun sequence genome, the region CAAGgcaggtggctgtgctgtgctgaaatCATGGCTGCTCGCTTTCACTGGCAAATCTTGCATTTGTGtggtttccttttccttctgctctgtacgctttttttttttcctcgcttcattttgtttcttttgctgtgGAGGCAAATTTCAGCCCTTCCAACCTTTTGGTTCCAAACTCTGCACAGGAATAAAACTAAACATGAACTCCTAGAAGGGCTCAGCTTTAATAACATGTGAGATGTTAGTCTGCCACAGGGTCTCAAGTACTCCTATATTTGAgcctttcatttccttctgctgttcTGCAATCCCCCTGGCAGATGCCTCCCAACTCCTAACATCGCCAAGCTATTTTCTCTGAGCAAGATCACAAGTGAACCTTCTAGCTCAGAAAAGCTTctgtgaaaagcagcagagacagtccttcagcagctcccacctctctcTTGAAGGCCTGGCTATTTTtgaaggcagcaggaaaatggaGATGGTCCTCTCTATCAGCTTGGGGTTCCCTCTGGTCACAGATCTCAGGTTAGATGGCCACAAATGTGGCTGAAAGGAAGAGGAGCCCTTGTACCTGGATTCCCTAGTGGCAGTGCCTGCATCACTGCCCAATGATGGCTGTAATGCTTTGAGAACCTGCTGGCTCCAGTTCCTCACACTTGATGACCTGCCAAGCCTGGAAGAAATGAAGGATATCCTTGCAAAGCAACAGCTGGAGTTCAGGGAGATCCCAAAGCCAGCCAAAAATGGTGCCAGCAAGGCCAGCCCTGgccagggacctgctggagtggTGCTGGGTGGCAGAAGCCAGCATAGTGACAGTGGCTGGAGGAATAAAACAAGCCCCACCTGAACCACATGGATGAGAGACAGCTCCCTGATGGCTCCATTTGGGCTGCTCTGCAGTAGCTCCTTCCTGTCCTCAGTGGGCACCTTGGGTCACACACCTGGCAGGAGCATTACCTGGGCATGTCAAAGTCTGAGCACGGAGATCATTTCAAAACCTCTTTGGATGTATTTACAGTTTGCAAAACCCAACCACAGGAGAGAGATTTTGAAGCCAGATCCCCTAAAGCCCTCAGAGCTGTTTGGGCAGACAGCAGATGAACAAGTGACCACCTTCCTAACCCAATGACCCTCATACCTTCCCCCAACCCATGGATTGGAAGCTACTCCCTTTAAATTTGGCAAATAGCTATAGCCCTAATTGGCTCATTTGCTGCTCTCAGGTGTTGCTGTTCTGCCTCTCCCCTGGCTCTTGCAGATCCTTAGCTCCTGGTAGGTGctgtggtttttcttctttttctcatttattcaCAGTAGTAAATTTGCAGGAATCCAGAAATGGCTCAAGTTTCTAGGTcgctctgctgctgtgtgtttgtTAACAGGTTCACTGATGTATGTGCTGTTGCAGCACTGGGGCTGAAGGAGCTCAAGGGGGAGGGTGGCAGAAAGGAGCTGTGTGGAGAGGAGTGAGGCATTGCTTCAGCACTGGCtgttttattcttggcctcAGGAACTGGGGCAGCTCTCCTTGGGGACCAGAAGCATTTCTAGCTGGGGCTGCCTTCATCCTATTTACAGCTGCTGTCTTTGCAGATGTGGTTTCCATTAACAAGCAGTATCTGAAACTGCCCAGTAGCTCTGTGGGCTGAGGTGTATGCTGATTAATCAGATCCCCCTCGGGACAGAAAGACACAGGCACTATCAACCCCACAGGGCTTTGTAACAGGCATCACAAGCTCTACTGTACCCCTCGGGGGGTCTAAGCTGTGGGTCCAGCCAGGCAGAAGTGGTATGCAGGAGGGAAGAGTGgcactgcttttcctctgctgggaGAATGGAAAGTTAAGGGTACCTTCGGCATCACCAGTTTGATCCCTCTTCTCACACTCAGGACCTGCCTGCTTTGGCTGGGTGTGACAGGCAGCCTTGTCTGGCTTTGGATGCACCTGGTATTCCCCGAGTATGGTGTGTGCTCGAGCTCAATGGATTAATAacaatttatttgattttagcTATTTGCAGCTGGTCAGGCAGGACTCACGGTCTCAGGGCTCCCCATAGcacctgcacagggagcagataGGCAGTGATTTAGGCTTGCTTACTCTGCTGCTAGGTGAGGTTTGTGGGCATGGGACAGAGCTGGCACCTGGTGACAGTGTGGTGGGTGCCTGGCCTCAGGCCTTCTGCTAAGCACTCCTGACTAACAAACCACTTTGGAAGCTGTATGGTTCTGGGGTAGAGGTCTTTCCAACTAACTGCATCCTCTGTACAAGGAGAAAAGTATcctgggagaggaaaaagaTGACTTTCATCTCAGATAAAAGTAGTAAGGAGCAGAGACAAGTGTGTCTGTGACAGACCTCGGCTATATAGGTCCAAGCCAGAAGGACAGCAGTGCAGGCAGACTGGCAAAGGGCTGGaaagtgtcctgctgctggtgcaCATCCAAGCACAGGGTTTGCAGGCAGCACTGGCCAGGGAATATGTTTGTCTCAAGCCTCACAGGGTGTCAGTGCAGGTACTGCTGCACCTTCCCAGAACATTTGGTACTAGTCTCCTCTTGAGCCACTGCTCTGTGGGACAGCATGTGCTTTGCCTGGTCTGCAGGCAACCTCCAGACTCTTTGCAGAGTCTGCTTCCCATAGGAAACTGCAGGTGCCCAGGGAAGAGGGCTGCACACCACTTACCACCCCTGCCCTGTGCGCACACACCcacaggcagctgccagcacctgcagtaCAAGGCACACAAGGGACATACAGCCCCTCCTgcccttctgtttttttctgtatgagGATCTCTAAGACTTTGATCCGAACAACTatgccaggcaggcagcaggggaGAACCATattgctgtccctgcagccacatCTGGGGTATTCAACACTGAACTGAGACAAAgatgcacaggaaaaaaacttaGGAGACTGGTATTAGCAGGGGATTGCATATACCCCCCAAGGTATCTTAAGTGCGAGTAAGGACCTACATGGGCAGCACAAGGGATTTAGGGACTTCTGTAACATGCAGCACACAAGTAAGAGGATGGCAGGAGGGgttctgttgtttttctccCTGTAAGGGTGTAGGTGCACGCACATCCCTTGCGGACAAGGGCTTGGCTTTCTCCCCTGTCTGGGTCAGGACTTTGTGAGGTGGCAGAGTTCTAACCTCAGGGCACACAGCTGACAGGAGGCAGGAGTGGTCAGGACTGAACTCTGTTCCAGAGGGAACTGCActgcctggccctgggcagGATGGGGCCACCCAGCCCCTCCaccttcccccagcccagcacaacaCACAGACCCAAGGCAGTGactgttttatttcaaagtagAACAAAGGTTTTATTCTGTCCAGAGCTGAGACATTCATCTTTGCCCTAAGCGTGTCTGTGCTCAGACTGGCTCCTTGTGTGCGTTTACTCAGAGCACATCTATACAGGGCAAACCAAAAGCAGGAGACTGTTTCATAACCTGGCTGAGTCCCACCTCTGGTAAAGAAATCCCATTACCCAGCCAAACATGATGGCTTGGTCCCTTGCACAGCACATGCTGCTGAGCAGACAGGCTCTATAGAAAAATCTAAAAACAAAATGTACTTTCAGACATTCCACATCAACTTTTCCCCTAATTTTGCTGGGAATGAGATTTGGCTCAAAGTGTATCACTCTCATCTCCCTTCATACCTCTCCCCTCTGCACAGTTGCTAAAGCAGAGTTACAGAGCATCGAGGATGTTGTCGATTTTGGAGACCAGGTCCTGGCGCTTGTTGGAATGCATCTTCTCGTTCTCTATGTACGTGTCCTTCTTGAGTTTGCCTGCCACCAGCCGCTCTGCCTCTACCGACGACTTCAGCACCAGCTCCTTCACTTGGCCATCCAGCTTCTGAATCTCACTTACCTGTGGCAGGGTGACAAACCAAGGGAGTATTACAGgagacaaagcaaaacaaaaatattcctaCAGTGAAGGTGGAATAGAAGAGATGGCAGATGACAGCAAAATATGAAGTCAGTGCAAGGTAGAAGCATCTCTGATCCCTGAATGTTGCCTCCTGAGCCATCATACTATGAGGAATATTCCATGAATGGGTAACTAAGGAGTGCAGATAAAAGGGGGTCCAAGGACCCAGGAGCCATACTGACAAGAGACTTAAAGAGAATTTAATTATggattttaaagttttcaaGCTAAATCACAGCTCTAACAGCTGGGAGCTGTGACCCTACAGTTAATGTTCATTATGTGTGAGTGGTGGGTCTGCAATGACAGAGCTACTCTTTGAGTTAAGTAACAGATTAACCAAGGTGGCTGCTGGCTAAATGGACTTTAAATGGTCCCTCACTTGGGGTTAAGTGGCTGTTTTAGGTAAGCGTTAAAATATATTGAGGGGAAGGACAGTGGGTGTGTGCTCATTGTGCCATGGCTTTCAACACATCACCCCCAGAGGAGTATCATGTTACCAAAATTCTGTCAGCATCAAATGCAAACGTGCAAGAAAATAAGAGAGGGAGAAGATTTTGGGTTGACTGGTGTAAGTAGCAGAGTCAGAACTGTTAATGTGTTGATAGTTTCCATTTCTGCTTAAGTGTTGCTGCCATGAGCTCAATGACAAGCATCAGGATTGTGTTACAAAAGCATTAACGTGTACAGCTGGTTCAAGAGTTGCTTAATAAACAGCACAAGCTGTTGTTTACCACCAACATTTACATGGCTGCATAACTGAGATTACTGCAAAAGTAACACTTTTCACACACCCTTGCAGAGATCAAGCCATTTTCAGATGCAAAAGCCCAACCTAGACTGGCTGCAGAAACTAAACCCCCAATTAAAACTCACGCAGAATTATTGACGGAGCCAAGAACCGGAGagcttataaaataaatttgaatttcTTACTTTATCACATAAGTCAGAGCCTTCTGTCTTCAGCTTAGACTGCAGAGAGGCTATTTCATTCGTCAGGGCCTTGTGCTCCATCTCCAAAGACTTTTTGCCACTGTTGAGGGTGGAGATGTCCCGTGACTGCTTGTATTTATTCACTGCTTCATCAAAGTGACGGTACAGCCCAAGCCTCTTGTTCACCAGAGTAAGCACCTGCTCTGTGATGCAGGCAACTTTCATCCTGGCTTCAGCAGCTGGATCCTGCAAGAGGACAGGAGAGAAGATCAAAGCCACATAACTTTGACCTGCATCAAGCCATGCCTGCAGTCTGCCACAGGACTGTTACTGAAACTGTTCCCTTTGCAATTAAGTCAACTGACAGTAATTAAGTGAATGGTACAACTGCTGATTAGGGGAAGCACCTTTCAGCACTCCAGCCCAACAAATAGTTTAACAGTGAAAACACTGCAGAGTGAGAACTACAGACAACCCTTCCTCTCACTAGCAAAACTTTAGTTAGCTTTATGACACTAGATCAGCCCTACAAGAGTACCAGTGCTCAGGCTGAACAAAACCAGGACTTTAAACAACCAGTAAAACATTGGAAGGGTGGGAACATTCAGCAAGAATTACTGGTGTGAAAAATCACCATTCAACAGCTGAGAAAACTGCTTATATTCCCACATCATACAGACCTTGGTGATGGAGAAATCCAGCCTCACATAGACGATCACAGTGAAGAACAAGATGTAAAAGGCTCCAACCAccaagagaggctcctgcagcATCAGGATTTTGTTGAAGGTATAATGAACCTACAAGAAAAGTTCCAAACACTGAGCAGTGTCCCATGTTACTGCAGGGTTAACTCCTcaggcagcagcaaaagcacCCAAGCAGTCCAGCAAGTATTTATTTCTTAGTTGTTTTGACCAAGCTACTGAATTCAGAGGAGGCACAACTGCTCAGAGGCCACACTCACCACAATGTCCTGGATGTGCTGCTCCACCAGGTTGCTCTTGTGTGCCACAATAACAGGACGTCCAAAAGTGTCCAGATATGTGTAGTGAAGCTCGTCTGAGGCACGATTGATTTCATAGGGACTGTCCACATGGATATTCCTGTGGATAACACCAGACTCCCATATGACCCCATGGTGTTTGAGATAATGTAACCCGGGACTCGCCTGGGCAATTGCAGCCTCTAGCATAAGGTAAATTATGCAGTTTAAATAATGCTCTACAATGAAACAAAGCTGTGTTCCAAGATCTCCTCCAAATGCATAGTCATGGTTTTGATTCACTGTCCCCAGGCCATTAGAGCAAACTGGAGAATTGCCATCAACACAGCACTGTCTGCAGTAACAAGCAAGGAAGAATCACACTTACTTGGCTCCTTCTGGCAGGACAATCTTGACAGTCAGAGAGTCTGTAACTTGCTCATCAAACACGTGATCAACAAACCTCATCTTCAGGGCATACTGATCACCTAAGAATGCAGAGCAGAGTGGTTACAGCTCCTCAGAGGACAAGGGACAGCCTTGAAGCTCAGCTTCCATAGGCAGGAGCAGAATTTGCATGGATAATTGTGCAGCAGGGGGCACTAGCTCACTCAGATATATTTTAACCAGATGTCTACAAATACCTGAAGGAAGCACAAAAAAGGTGGATTTGCATATTCTAGAAAAAATAGCTGGCAACTGTTGTTGCTAAGATCATGTGTACCATAGCTTTCAATTCTTTTCTGTACAGCAACTACCTCTGAACACACAGGAGGATGGCTTTTATTCCCTTCCCCTCAGCCACTCACCAAGATTGTAGAGGTATTCATAGCTTGGCAGGTTATAGCCAATGATGTAATGGGTTTTCCAGCCCCCAAAAAGTGGGAATCGGGGACGGATCTCCATCTCCACAGAGTCATCCAGGACAAGAAGGTGGCTGGTGGAGATGTTTCCAATTTCATCTCTGTAATAGACATcttgagcagcagctgggagaatGGTCTGTAAGGAGAGAAGCACCAGAGAGTGCATCAGAGGGGAGTTGCTTCCAGTAAAACTGGCAAAAACCAACAAAGGCTGGTTGGTAAGCACTGAGAAACTGTACTGACACGTGAGGCATGACAAAATGGCCACTCAGTTGCACTGACTGGTAAAATTGTGCTATTATAAGCAATCCCACAAGTGGCTGCCAGTACTAAAATCATTTGGCCTCCAACTGAATGTGCTTTCTCCAGCTGAGTTTCAAACTCCCCAGACAGCGAGGGATCTCATCATGCCCACCAGGACAGCAATTCCCTTTTCACTCCAACTTGCTGCCCTAGCTGATGGTGCTTGCTGGCTTTACACTCAGGAAAGTGAGATTTCTGTTTGGCTGCACCACCCTGGTGAATTACAACAATCAATCCTGGAGGCTACAAGCAGTGAGAAAGGGTTTGGTTCAGATGAGAACACGCATTTTTTACATCTGGGTAGCAGAGCCACAGCTTTAATTCTTGTTGAGTGCTTTGTGAGCAAGGAATGAATGGGTCAGTTTCCAATTAATATTGTTCAACATGAGGAGGGTATGAGAGGCAACTCTGAAAATAAGGGGGTAGGGACAGAATTAATGGTCCTTGCACAGTGGAAAACCCAAAGCAGAGACCTCAATACAGTGGTAAGGGATTTAGAGGGTCCCTGAAATTGAGGGGTGGGAGTGTGGAGAAACACCACCTGGCCTGGTATATGCAGTCTGTTGGATCAGCAAATGGAATAAAGCGTATAACCTCCTAATGCTGCTTCCAAAAGCTATTCCTATCCAGCACAACTTTCTCTGAAAATAGACCAGAGTTTCAATATTCCCTTATTACTGGGGTATAGTTaccagaaaaaaaggcaaaggacaactgcatttttttttcccccgctGGGGATCTAAGAAAGTGGGAAGCCacaattataaaaaatatacatGCAAGATAACAACCTTAAAAGACTTGACAGAAGAGATCCCACTGTCTGGCTGTCTCTGGTAGTCGTATCTGGAAAAAGGCCCTTTCAGCACTGCTCCTGTGTGCTTTAAATCAACCGTCTCTTCAACTGCAATGTTACCCCAGTGAGACACCTCAATGACTCGTGTCATACTGGTGATGGTCAGGAATGGACTGTTATTTTCATAGTGCACCTTCAGAGTGTCctaaggaggggaaaaaaagataaactgTCAGACCTAAAGTAAGCAGCAAGCTCCCATCACAATGATCCACTCCACGTGCCACAGAGAACGCTCCCTGGCAGATGCACGTGTTCTTGGCTTCACACAGTCTAACTCATGGCTGACCTGTGATTTCTACGTGAAAGCCTCTGCTTCCCACTCTCCAGCCTCTGAGACATCTTCCCTGTCTGGAAGAtgctctctgcagagccacaACCCCTTTGCACAAAAATGTACCTGGCTGTATGGAGGGATGTCCTTGAAGGGGCCATATTCAATCATGTCCTCAGTGCGGGAAGGGTTGCCCAGCTTGGTATAACTCTCCACATTCCTGGAGGCCAGTTTGACACGGGTTGTTTGGGTCTTGGTGACATATGGCGAGTAAAAATAGTGATTTCCTTCAAAGACCACAAACTGCTTCTCACTTTGGGTGATGTGGGTGGGATAGGGCTGCAAGACGTGTGTGAAAACCATTTCAACAGAGACACGGACCTTGGCTCCTGGGGCCAAAGGAGATGGCAGCTTTACAGAGAAGAATTTCCCACTGGAAGGGAGAACAACAGGTAAGTCATGTGGCATCTCCTTTCAGAGAGCATTCAGATCCACCCACTGCAACATCCCCTGCAGACAGGCAACCATGTATCACGTGTGTAATATGTGATTTGGGCAGGTATTTTACTTGCTCCTCCAAGACAGGGAGCTGTCTTGTCCCAGCAGATGTGGTTACTGAGCTGGggaagcagcacaggctgcactGTGTCCAGGCACAGTTATAGTTACAGTTTTGCTTCACAAAAAAACATCAAGTTCCCTTTTTGGAAGAGGTGTGGTGACACACCCCTCCCTAATACTGCATTTATAAAGCTTCAGCAAGAGTTTTTCCATTCTTCTCCAGATGACAGGAATGATCTGCATCAAAGGAAGCATGGCCACAAGTTCAGAAGACAAATCACAAACACCTTAAGCACCTGTTCCCACCAAGTCTGCTCATTCTCAGATTTTTGCCCACAGGATCTGAAATTAAGGAATGGCCTGAATGACAGCAAGGTTTTGTACTGAGGTTCTACAGAATGGAATGAGACTCCACCAAATGGAGTCACTGGACAGACCGAGGTGATGCTAGAAGCAAACATACTTCATGTAATGCCTTGTAACCCAAGGGCAGGATCACATGAGACATCCAGCCATGTCAGAAGCTAAGGTCTACCCTGGCAACTGAACTCTACAGCTACTGTACTCTGGAAACCCAGCTGCACTGTGCTTTTGAGCCACTTTACAGGCACTGCTCACCTGTCATGGCTCAGAAAACACCTCCCTGCAGCACCTACATAATATTCCAA harbors:
- the RPN1 gene encoding dolichyl-diphosphooligosaccharide--protein glycosyltransferase subunit 1, with product MADLVCRLLLLCLAAAGANSSLVLEEVRRSLDLSTHLAKISAELSLGNAPGGAAASTFLLALEPGLEPRLAHLGVQVKGEEEEENILEVKETKVKGKSGKFFSVKLPSPLAPGAKVRVSVEMVFTHVLQPYPTHITQSEKQFVVFEGNHYFYSPYVTKTQTTRVKLASRNVESYTKLGNPSRTEDMIEYGPFKDIPPYSQDTLKVHYENNSPFLTITSMTRVIEVSHWGNIAVEETVDLKHTGAVLKGPFSRYDYQRQPDSGISSVKSFKTILPAAAQDVYYRDEIGNISTSHLLVLDDSVEMEIRPRFPLFGGWKTHYIIGYNLPSYEYLYNLGDQYALKMRFVDHVFDEQVTDSLTVKIVLPEGAKNIHVDSPYEINRASDELHYTYLDTFGRPVIVAHKSNLVEQHIQDIVVHYTFNKILMLQEPLLVVGAFYILFFTVIVYVRLDFSITKDPAAEARMKVACITEQVLTLVNKRLGLYRHFDEAVNKYKQSRDISTLNSGKKSLEMEHKALTNEIASLQSKLKTEGSDLCDKVSEIQKLDGQVKELVLKSSVEAERLVAGKLKKDTYIENEKMHSNKRQDLVSKIDNILDAL